A genomic stretch from Panthera uncia isolate 11264 chromosome E3, Puncia_PCG_1.0, whole genome shotgun sequence includes:
- the ITPRIPL2 gene encoding inositol 1,4,5-trisphosphate receptor-interacting protein-like 2 codes for MSVHYTLNLRVFWPLVTGLCTALVCLYHVLRGSGDDRAEPPDGADGGFSLLKVAVLLLLGYILLRCRHAVRQRFLPGSPRLGRHSTFSPKHFREPSLGILLESYYEHEVRLSPHVLGHSKAHVSRIVGELVRAGRARGSPGPIPGGALALAFRGDFIQVGSAYEQHKIRRPDGFDVLVPLRLPPLVALEPRSLGTEPALAPAFHGCFVCALKAPPGASGGHWLRDCKPFADGFCVDVLGRRHLSATMVLRWFQSHLQRSLATVRYSLEGRCRVSLTPGGLEQPPTLHILPCRTDYGCCRLSMAVRLIPAVHLGDGVFLVAPPPPPSPVGPLSELPGGLRTDALWGVNTARQEQKLLSWLQERAPPGACYLKCLQLLKALRDLGARGLDPAAATQWGRILSSYMLKTVLLAVLLREGAPVQGWDEAHLGERLEELVQFLRDCLLRRHTLFHCVLGPGGAAAEVGPLPKVLREAAPVDLLAAFDRHARELAAARLLSTWRRLPQLLRVYGGPRYLARCPPPRSQRTQGFPEDEP; via the coding sequence ATGTCGGTGCACTACACCCTCAATCTGCGCGTCTTTTGGCCCCTGGTGACCGGCCTGTGCACTGCCCTTGTGTGCCTCTACCATGTCCTCCGGGGAAGCGGGGACGACCGGGCTGAGCCCCCCGACGGTGCGGACGGCGGCTTCTCGCTGCTCAAGGTGGCCGTCCTGCTCCTCCTTGGCTACATCCTCCTGCGCTGTCGCCACGCCGTCCGGCAGCGCTTCCTGCCAGGGTCTCCCCGCCTGGGGAGACACTCCACCTTCTCTCCTAAACACTTCCGAGAGCCGAGCCTTGGCATCTTGCTGGAGAGTTACTACGAGCACGAGGTGCGCCTCTCTCCGCACGTGCTGGGCCACAGCAAGGCGCACGTGAGCCGGATCGTGGGCGAGCTGGTGCGGGCTGGCCGCGCCCGGGGGTCCCCGGGCCCCATCCCCGGCGGGGCGCTGGCGTTGGCCTTCCGCGGAGACTTCATCCAGGTGGGCAGCGCCTACGAGCAGCATAAAATCCGGCGGCCCGACGGCTTCGACGTGCTGGTGCCACTGCGCCTCCCGCCGCTGGTGGCGCTGGAGCCTCGGAGCCTGGGCACCGAGCCCGCGCTGGCCCCAGCCTTCCACGGCTGTTTCGTGTGCGCGCTCAAGGCGCCGCCGGGGGCCTCCGGAGGCCACTGGCTCCGGGACTGCAAACCCTTTGCCGACGGCTTCTGCGTGGACGTGCTCGGGCGGCGTCACCTCTCCGCCACTATGGTGCTTCGCTGGTTCCAGTCGCACCTGCAGCGTTCCCTGGCCACCGTGCGCTACAGCCTGGAGGGGCGTTGTCGGGTCAGCCTGACCCCCGGCGGCCTGGAGCAGCCTCCTACCCTGCACATCCTGCCGTGCCGCACGGATTACGGCTGCTGCCGCCTTTCCATGGCAGTGCGTCTCATCCCCGCTGTGCATTTGGGCGATGGCGTTTTCCTCGTGGCACCACCGCCGCCACCCTCACCTGTCGGGCCCCTGTCGGAGCTCCCGGGAGGCCTGCGCACTGATGCACTGTGGGGTGTGAATACAGCGCGTCAGGAGCAGAAGCTGCTGAGCTGGCTGCAGGAACGGGCCCCTCCAGGTGCCTGCTACCTCAAGTGCCTGCAGCTGCTTAAAGCTCTGCGAGACCTGGGCGCCCGCGGGCTGGACCCGGCGGCCGCCACCCAGTGGGGACGCATTCTGTCCTCGTACATGCTCAAGACAGTGCTGCTGGCGGTGCTGCTGCGTGAGGGGGCTCCGGTTCAAGGCTGGGACGAGGCACACCTGGGTGAGCGGCTGGAAGAATTAGTGCAGTTCCTTAGAGACTGCCTGCTGCGACGCCATACGCTCTTCCACTGCGTCCTGGGCCCTGGTGGGGCCGCTGCCGAGGTGGGCCCACTGCCCAAGGTTCTGCGTGAAGCTGCCCCCGTTGACCTCCTGGCCGCGTTCGACAGACATGCCCGGGAACTCGCGGCTGCGAGGTTGCTGTCCACGTGGCGAAGGCTGCCCCAGCTTCTCCGGGTCTATGGGGGTCCTCGCTACCttgccaggtgccccccaccccggagTCAGCGCACCCAGGGCTTCCCTGAAGATGAACCATAA